A genome region from Candidatus Hydrogenedens sp. includes the following:
- a CDS encoding glutamine--tRNA ligase/YqeY domain fusion protein → MSDNSYTNNEENKESGGKDFIHQIIDEDLKTGRYKGVVTRFPPEPNGYLHIGHAKSICLNFGLAEEYKGRCHLRYDDTNPLKEEQEYIDAIREDVKWLGFDWGKHEYYASDYFEQLYEWAIDLIKKGKAYVCDLSPEEVRAYRGTLTEPGKESPYRNRSIEENLDLFQRMRAGEFPDGSRTLRAKIDMASPNLNMRDPVMYRIIRATHPRTGDKWCIYPMYDFAHGQSDSIEGITHSICTLEFEDHRPLYDWFIKELGIYAPRQIEFARLNLTYTVMSKRRLLELVREGYVRGWDDPRMPTISGLRRRGYTPESIRQFCKLIGVAKADNTVDIALLEYCIREDLNKKANRYMAVLKPLKVVIDNYPDDLVEEMDAINNPEDPTAGTRKVPFSKVIYIEQDDFMENPHPKFYRLAPGKEVRLRYAYFIKCTDVIKDKNGNIIELHCTYDPNTKGGNAPDGRKVKATLHWVSAHHAFNAEIRLYDHLFLKPDPNDVPEGLDWRSNINPNSLTVMTNCKLEPELKKLKIGDKIQFERQGYFSVDPDTTPEMMVFNRIVTLKDEWAKIKSKLEK, encoded by the coding sequence ATGTCCGATAATTCATATACAAATAATGAAGAAAATAAAGAAAGTGGTGGTAAAGATTTTATCCACCAAATTATTGATGAAGACTTAAAAACAGGAAGATATAAAGGTGTTGTTACACGTTTTCCACCTGAACCCAATGGGTATCTTCATATTGGTCATGCTAAATCAATATGCCTAAATTTTGGACTTGCAGAAGAATACAAAGGCAGATGTCATTTGCGATATGACGATACCAACCCACTAAAAGAAGAACAAGAATACATTGATGCTATTCGTGAAGATGTAAAATGGTTAGGTTTTGACTGGGGGAAACACGAATATTACGCATCAGATTATTTTGAACAGCTTTATGAATGGGCAATCGATTTAATTAAAAAAGGAAAAGCTTATGTTTGCGATTTATCTCCTGAAGAAGTAAGGGCTTACCGAGGGACATTAACCGAACCAGGAAAAGAAAGCCCATATCGCAATAGGTCTATTGAGGAAAATTTAGACCTTTTCCAGAGAATGAGAGCAGGAGAATTTCCAGATGGTTCAAGGACACTCCGTGCGAAAATTGACATGGCTTCGCCCAATTTAAATATGCGTGACCCCGTAATGTATCGTATTATACGGGCAACACATCCACGAACAGGAGACAAATGGTGTATTTATCCTATGTATGATTTTGCACATGGACAATCAGATTCCATCGAAGGAATTACGCATTCCATTTGCACTCTGGAGTTTGAAGACCATCGACCTCTTTATGACTGGTTTATAAAAGAATTAGGCATATATGCTCCACGTCAAATTGAATTTGCCAGACTAAACCTTACATATACCGTTATGAGTAAAAGAAGACTCCTTGAACTTGTGCGTGAAGGATATGTGCGGGGTTGGGATGACCCGAGAATGCCCACAATATCAGGTTTAAGAAGAAGAGGATATACACCAGAATCCATTCGCCAGTTTTGCAAATTGATTGGTGTTGCTAAAGCAGATAATACTGTAGATATAGCATTACTTGAATATTGTATCCGCGAGGACTTAAACAAAAAAGCAAATAGATATATGGCTGTATTAAAACCTCTAAAGGTAGTTATTGACAATTATCCTGATGATCTTGTCGAAGAAATGGATGCAATAAATAATCCAGAAGACCCCACAGCGGGGACAAGAAAAGTTCCATTTTCAAAAGTGATATACATTGAACAAGATGATTTTATGGAAAATCCACACCCTAAATTTTATAGATTGGCGCCTGGCAAAGAAGTACGATTAAGATATGCTTATTTTATAAAATGCACAGATGTAATAAAAGATAAAAATGGAAATATTATTGAATTACATTGTACTTATGACCCAAATACAAAGGGAGGCAATGCACCAGACGGTAGAAAAGTAAAAGCAACTTTACATTGGGTATCTGCACATCATGCCTTTAACGCAGAAATTCGATTATATGACCATCTTTTCTTAAAACCCGACCCTAACGATGTCCCAGAAGGTTTAGATTGGAGAAGCAATATAAACCCTAATTCATTAACTGTAATGACAAATTGTAAGTTAGAACCTGAACTAAAAAAACTAAAAATTGGTGATAAAATACAATTTGAACGACAGGGATATTTCTCTGTCGACCCAGACACAACACCAGAAATGATGGTATTTAACAGAATAGTTACCCTTAAAGATGAATGGGCTAAAATTAAATCTAAATTAGAAAAATAA
- a CDS encoding DUF5011 domain-containing protein produces the protein MGTKRKWILIGIYQTIILLLFPLFSFAINYQNITDNSILDNYFLPSENFHRYFAFSNNQYFEISKDNLKIWIWDSSKNKFTDPIEIIFLNSHADIIYGSKPTDIKYNCYSGNQPETWIVDSCAYEKICTPNVYDGIDLEFYFQNKKLEFDFIVNPQADLNQITWEIKGGNVITYLDNNLTITNDTGYTISFSIPKIYQSSYKNIETSSLQNAYFSNIGRNTYQIIVEKYDQNLELVIDPILTLSTYMFVPNANKPQSLFNRVYLDYYNSTTDISIIGVSAELPKTEGIDIAVFLCKLSPTIGKAHDITFLNGNSNDYINAINHHSDFINNHIIVAGKTNSTNFPISNSIPPFNTNLNINGTSGEFDGFLTILDKDLKITFSTLIGGTGYDSIEDITINENYLFFAGNTSSTDLQLVNSTQTGTKEVLSADGFWGIMTLNPLECKYMTKLNAGELEVKDIEANSEYVYLCGNTSIGYPVFTPAIPESQIQGKDIFVQHYSYLTETTNPNVNLLSSFFFGGSYDDILEGGILIYYDTLCLAGNTYSNDIPNPKSAVPEKIDNQTHPFLTVINPDLTQKVVGTYYVFGNGTDILTDIKTPDKFYNEFFIAGYTNSNFENFSWDNPTFTSNPFNTLLNNGLYNNYYDAMIWRLQWNSSNSTITPTWGTFLGGSLSDTALSIGTASDTHICIVGITESTDFPLQGCHSIESEHLPTLPTQYLSAFNIPGKIIYVNPNSSTPDGNSWETGFHTITDAINSANNYDEIWIKAGEYNERVSITDLSNIIIRGGFSGTETNVNNVNPWLNPTKLIILPTKASGNVGTPILNITSAYDIAIYGLIFENGNNIIGDGGALTITNSSVYISCSQFYTNTAYGNGGAVYIDNSSVSFTNCVFSKNSCSGNGSAIFANESSLQLTHCTLADNFKTSSGDISTVDIQGSTSALEILNSIIWAYNGNNIPQINYDETINIEYLLLRNSIIQNFDKIASPPPSINIIETEPLFMEYPSETSPGDLNLTLDSPAVNLGDPISLTIEYGAINEDIRRMPRINLGECKPDAGAFEIFPAPPPKIVLYGDNPLYLNVNEPYTEPGFEAKDGCNTDITDLVDVDSTNINPSIPGEYIVTYSIINPYNQGEIIKVTRTVIVISSTGEPQITLIGPPEVVLECGINNFNDPGATAKDPSGNDITDKIKVDNNVNINNPGSYTIVYSIDGTEEYTSATATRTVQVIDTTPPQINLIGDTTIVLPCNSVWTELGYDASDSCSSTVDVTNEGEVNLSQSGIYVLTYTAFDESRNHITVQRTVVVDCDGPNITLIGSSKITLPCNTVWNDPGYVTSDSISDVAPVKVTGTVNTSQTGTYTITYEATDTMGNSSSVQRIVVVDCDTTPLNQCESGCINSPENSIDNDGDGISLCIENCYGTSDQKIDSDEDGMSDDFEINYTLNPSRPDAEEDADLDGYTNLEEYLQKTNPIDSNSPWTSYYVSPDGNDDINTNNGSLMKPWKTINYAISNTPQTTMKIAIILLPGDYHEIINLKSNTVLRGITISGSGEKPTIFGTINGAENSDVFSIDIRPPSPSQQDYILLNCGNNIMHIKNVRFLGTGTEIGISVDGDKPYYTVIEQCTFENLKIGIQIGDSIPIIRRCIFRTSDSIDTVSPTCIYIKDNQGSSNPSNSLGDINDPNTGWNTFELESGKAIINERSTPIIADNNDWGTEDTTSLVEGNVKINYALKKGSALVASSLSFVVWNASNKQSIQNATISLSPSVYPPLSQNTNGVYTFSSIPEGTYNVTITAPSFQNHSLTTTVPAGNIKSESVALKPVTTQEGSNDGTHDGSPDGSVDGSNEGAVDGTHDGSNDGTNEGQTNEGEPTKPVKKCGCNQKGNKTSISEIAIISLAISMLGMYRPKKNKRL, from the coding sequence ATGGGTACAAAAAGAAAATGGATTTTAATAGGAATTTACCAGACAATAATCTTACTTCTTTTCCCTCTCTTTTCTTTTGCTATTAATTATCAAAATATAACCGATAACTCCATCCTTGATAATTACTTTCTCCCATCAGAAAATTTTCATCGTTATTTTGCTTTCTCTAATAATCAATACTTTGAAATTTCAAAAGATAATTTGAAAATATGGATATGGGATTCATCAAAAAATAAGTTTACAGACCCTATTGAAATAATATTCTTAAACAGTCATGCAGATATTATTTATGGGAGTAAACCAACTGACATTAAATACAATTGTTACTCTGGAAATCAACCTGAAACGTGGATAGTTGATAGTTGTGCTTATGAAAAAATTTGCACCCCGAATGTGTATGATGGAATTGACCTTGAGTTTTATTTCCAAAATAAAAAGTTAGAATTCGATTTTATTGTGAACCCCCAAGCTGACTTAAATCAAATAACATGGGAAATTAAAGGGGGAAATGTAATTACATATTTAGATAATAATCTAACTATAACAAACGACACTGGTTACACAATTAGTTTTAGTATCCCTAAGATTTATCAATCTTCATATAAAAACATAGAAACCTCATCTTTACAAAACGCCTACTTTTCCAATATAGGTAGAAATACATATCAGATTATTGTTGAAAAATATGACCAAAATTTAGAACTGGTGATAGACCCAATTCTCACACTTTCCACTTATATGTTTGTACCCAATGCTAATAAACCACAATCACTATTCAATAGAGTATATTTAGATTACTATAATAGTACTACTGATATTTCAATAATTGGTGTATCTGCTGAATTACCTAAAACGGAAGGTATTGATATTGCTGTGTTCTTATGTAAGTTATCACCGACTATAGGGAAGGCACATGATATTACATTTTTAAATGGGAACAGCAATGATTATATAAATGCAATAAATCATCACTCTGATTTTATAAACAATCATATTATTGTTGCTGGAAAAACAAATTCAACAAACTTTCCCATCAGCAATTCTATTCCCCCTTTTAATACCAATTTGAATATAAATGGTACTTCAGGCGAATTTGATGGTTTCTTAACTATACTTGATAAAGACTTAAAAATAACATTTTCTACACTCATTGGCGGAACAGGATATGATTCGATTGAGGATATAACAATCAACGAAAATTACTTGTTCTTTGCGGGAAACACAAGCTCTACAGATTTACAATTAGTTAATTCTACACAAACAGGAACAAAAGAAGTCCTTTCCGCTGATGGCTTTTGGGGAATAATGACTCTAAACCCATTAGAATGTAAATATATGACAAAGTTAAATGCAGGTGAACTCGAAGTCAAAGATATTGAAGCAAACTCAGAATATGTATACCTTTGTGGCAACACATCTATAGGCTATCCAGTTTTTACACCAGCGATACCTGAATCTCAAATTCAGGGAAAAGATATTTTTGTTCAGCATTATTCATATTTAACCGAAACAACTAATCCAAATGTTAATTTGTTATCCTCTTTCTTTTTTGGAGGTTCGTATGACGACATCTTAGAAGGAGGTATTCTAATTTACTATGATACCCTTTGTTTAGCAGGTAATACATACTCTAATGATATACCCAACCCAAAGTCAGCCGTCCCTGAAAAGATAGATAACCAAACGCATCCCTTCCTAACTGTAATAAATCCTGATTTAACACAAAAAGTTGTTGGTACATACTATGTGTTCGGTAATGGAACAGATATATTAACTGATATAAAAACACCAGATAAGTTTTACAATGAATTTTTCATTGCAGGTTATACCAATAGTAATTTTGAAAATTTTTCATGGGATAATCCTACCTTCACTTCAAATCCATTCAATACTTTACTAAATAATGGGTTATACAATAATTATTATGACGCAATGATTTGGAGATTGCAATGGAATAGTTCTAATTCTACAATTACTCCAACATGGGGAACATTTTTAGGCGGTAGTTTAAGCGACACTGCACTCTCAATAGGAACTGCAAGCGATACTCATATCTGTATTGTTGGAATAACAGAATCAACAGACTTTCCATTACAGGGATGCCATTCCATCGAATCTGAACATCTACCAACCCTACCAACCCAATATCTATCTGCGTTTAATATCCCAGGCAAAATTATTTATGTAAATCCTAACAGTTCCACACCCGATGGAAATTCTTGGGAGACAGGTTTCCATACTATTACAGATGCAATTAATTCAGCCAACAATTATGATGAGATTTGGATTAAAGCAGGTGAATATAATGAAAGGGTTTCAATAACTGATTTATCCAATATTATCATCCGAGGTGGTTTTTCAGGAACTGAAACAAATGTTAATAATGTTAATCCTTGGCTAAATCCAACAAAATTAATTATTCTTCCGACCAAAGCCTCAGGAAACGTAGGAACTCCAATTCTTAATATTACTTCGGCTTATGATATTGCTATATATGGGCTTATTTTTGAAAATGGAAATAATATAATTGGTGATGGAGGAGCATTAACCATAACTAATTCATCGGTTTATATCTCTTGTTCTCAGTTTTATACTAACACCGCTTACGGAAACGGAGGTGCAGTTTATATAGATAACTCTTCAGTGAGTTTTACAAACTGTGTTTTCTCTAAAAATTCTTGTTCGGGAAATGGGTCTGCCATTTTTGCAAACGAATCAAGTCTTCAATTAACTCATTGCACATTGGCTGATAACTTCAAAACTTCCAGTGGTGACATTAGTACTGTTGATATACAAGGTTCTACCTCAGCATTGGAAATTTTAAACTCAATTATTTGGGCATATAATGGAAATAATATACCACAAATAAATTACGACGAAACCATTAATATTGAATATCTTTTACTTAGAAATTCAATAATACAAAACTTTGATAAAATTGCATCTCCTCCCCCTTCAATTAATATCATTGAAACAGAACCTCTTTTTATGGAGTATCCATCTGAAACATCTCCTGGGGATTTAAATCTGACTTTAGACTCTCCTGCCGTAAATCTTGGAGACCCAATTTCATTAACTATTGAATACGGAGCAATTAATGAAGATATTCGTCGTATGCCCCGTATAAATCTTGGGGAATGTAAACCTGATGCTGGTGCCTTCGAAATATTTCCAGCTCCACCTCCAAAAATTGTGCTTTATGGCGATAATCCATTATATCTAAATGTAAATGAACCTTATACAGAACCTGGTTTCGAAGCTAAAGATGGTTGCAATACTGATATAACGGATCTCGTAGATGTAGATAGTACAAATATAAATCCGAGTATACCTGGAGAATATATAGTTACATATTCAATTATAAATCCCTACAATCAAGGTGAAATAATAAAAGTCACAAGAACTGTTATTGTTATTTCTTCAACTGGAGAACCACAAATAACTCTTATCGGTCCTCCTGAAGTAGTATTAGAATGTGGTATTAATAATTTCAATGATCCAGGAGCAACGGCTAAAGACCCATCTGGAAATGACATTACTGACAAAATCAAAGTTGACAATAACGTGAATATTAATAACCCTGGCTCATATACAATCGTCTATAGTATAGACGGTACCGAAGAATATACTTCTGCAACAGCGACGCGAACTGTACAAGTAATAGATACAACACCACCACAAATAAATCTCATTGGTGATACTACAATAGTTTTGCCTTGCAACTCAGTATGGACAGAGCTGGGATACGATGCAAGCGATTCATGTTCATCAACCGTTGATGTAACAAATGAAGGTGAAGTAAATCTTTCACAAAGTGGCATCTACGTTCTGACCTATACTGCATTTGATGAATCAAGAAATCATATTACTGTTCAAAGGACAGTTGTTGTTGATTGTGATGGGCCCAATATTACTCTTATCGGAAGCTCTAAAATCACGTTGCCTTGCAATACTGTATGGAACGACCCTGGATATGTAACTTCTGATTCTATATCTGACGTTGCTCCTGTAAAAGTTACTGGGACTGTAAATACCTCACAAACGGGCACATATACTATTACCTATGAAGCGACTGACACAATGGGGAACTCTTCTTCAGTTCAAAGGATAGTTGTTGTTGACTGTGATACTACCCCATTAAACCAATGCGAAAGTGGATGTATCAACTCTCCAGAAAATTCGATTGATAATGATGGTGATGGCATTAGCTTATGCATAGAAAATTGTTACGGGACTTCTGACCAAAAAATTGATTCGGACGAAGACGGAATGTCTGACGACTTTGAAATTAACTATACACTTAATCCTTCTCGCCCTGATGCAGAAGAGGACGCAGATTTAGATGGATATACCAATTTAGAAGAATATTTACAGAAGACAAATCCTATAGATTCAAATTCTCCATGGACTTCCTATTATGTTTCACCGGATGGAAATGATGATATTAATACTAACAATGGCTCTTTAATGAAACCATGGAAAACTATAAATTATGCAATTTCAAATACTCCACAAACCACTATGAAAATAGCGATTATTCTTCTACCTGGGGATTATCATGAAATTATAAATTTGAAATCCAATACGGTCTTACGTGGTATCACTATTTCTGGTTCTGGAGAAAAACCCACTATATTTGGGACAATAAATGGTGCTGAAAACTCAGATGTTTTTTCTATTGATATTAGACCTCCCTCTCCATCACAACAGGATTACATTCTTCTCAATTGTGGAAATAACATAATGCACATTAAAAATGTCCGTTTCTTGGGAACAGGTACAGAAATAGGAATATCTGTAGACGGAGATAAACCTTATTACACAGTTATTGAGCAATGCACCTTTGAAAATCTAAAAATAGGTATCCAAATAGGAGACAGTATACCTATTATTCGTCGATGCATCTTTAGGACATCGGATAGTATAGATACTGTTTCACCCACATGTATCTACATTAAGGATAATCAAGGCAGTTCCAATCCTTCCAACTCTTTAGGTGATATTAATGACCCTAATACAGGCTGGAATACTTTTGAGTTAGAATCCGGTAAAGCAATTATTAATGAAAGGTCAACTCCAATCATAGCGGACAATAATGATTGGGGAACAGAGGATACAACTTCATTAGTTGAAGGAAATGTCAAAATTAATTATGCATTAAAGAAAGGCTCTGCTCTTGTAGCTTCTTCACTTTCATTTGTTGTTTGGAATGCTTCAAATAAACAATCTATACAAAATGCTACTATCTCATTGAGTCCTTCTGTATATCCACCACTCTCCCAAAATACAAATGGTGTATACACCTTCAGTTCTATTCCAGAAGGGACATACAATGTTACCATCACTGCCCCCAGTTTCCAAAACCATTCATTAACCACAACTGTACCAGCGGGAAATATAAAATCCGAGTCTGTTGCACTAAAACCTGTAACAACACAAGAAGGTTCCAATGACGGAACTCATGATGGCTCTCCTGATGGCTCTGTTGATGGCTCAAATGAAGGTGCCGTTGACGGAACACATGATGGCTCTAATGATGGTACAAACGAAGGACAAACAAATGAAGGAGAACCAACCAAACCTGTAAAAAAATGCGGTTGTAATCAAAAGGGCAACAAAACTTCCATTTCAGAAATAGCGATAATAAGTTTAGCGATTTCAATGCTTGGAATGTATCGACCTAAGAAAAATAAACGATTATAA
- the mltG gene encoding endolytic transglycosylase MltG yields the protein MPKHLKKRNWLTILCLLLAMFVFLIFISAGISLSLYIYMVRDAVPGEQVEITIPKGSTARNVATILKENNLIPHEIFFLIFLKLEGEDKNIKYGIYSIPNGVSIRQIYELIKKGPVRPIYVYKITVPEGLTNKQIADITPNPEEFLNLVNSSEYAKEKGIPGPTVEGFLMPGTYMFEEVPSMRELADAMMKQFNKNWDKLCEEYKINVSEEERYKTIIIASLVEEESKIDDERPLIAQVIYNRLKKGMLLQIDATLQYANQKYGELLTEQDKLIDSPYNTYKYKGLPPTPICNPGIQSIRAVISPTDGDYLYFVSNGDNRTHTFSKTIDEHITAVKNYKKELKNNNSSNVDNKGQK from the coding sequence ATGCCAAAACATTTAAAGAAAAGAAATTGGCTGACAATTTTATGTTTATTATTGGCAATGTTTGTTTTTTTAATTTTTATTTCTGCTGGTATTAGTTTAAGTCTATATATTTATATGGTGAGAGATGCTGTCCCTGGTGAGCAAGTGGAAATAACTATTCCAAAGGGAAGTACAGCCAGAAATGTGGCTACTATATTGAAAGAGAATAATTTAATCCCACACGAAATATTTTTTTTGATTTTTTTGAAGTTAGAGGGTGAAGATAAGAATATTAAGTATGGGATTTATTCTATTCCCAATGGTGTTTCTATTCGCCAAATATATGAATTGATAAAAAAAGGGCCAGTTAGACCTATTTATGTTTATAAAATAACTGTCCCAGAAGGATTGACGAATAAGCAGATAGCAGATATAACACCCAATCCAGAGGAGTTTTTAAATCTTGTAAATTCAAGTGAATATGCAAAAGAGAAAGGAATACCTGGACCGACTGTTGAGGGTTTTTTAATGCCTGGAACATATATGTTTGAGGAAGTTCCAAGTATGAGAGAATTGGCAGATGCAATGATGAAGCAATTTAATAAAAATTGGGATAAATTATGTGAGGAATATAAAATTAATGTATCAGAAGAAGAAAGATATAAAACAATTATAATTGCATCATTAGTTGAAGAAGAGTCTAAGATAGATGACGAGAGACCATTGATTGCTCAGGTAATATATAACAGGTTAAAGAAGGGAATGTTGCTTCAAATAGACGCTACTCTTCAGTATGCAAATCAAAAGTATGGTGAATTACTTACAGAACAAGATAAATTAATAGATTCTCCATATAATACATACAAATATAAAGGGTTACCACCTACACCAATATGTAATCCAGGAATTCAAAGTATTCGGGCAGTTATATCACCTACGGATGGGGATTATTTATATTTTGTATCAAATGGTGATAATAGGACACATACGTTTAGCAAAACAATAGATGAACATATTACCGCCGTTAAAAATTATAAAAAGGAACTAAAAAATAATAATTCTTCAAACGTTGATAATAAGGGACAAAAGTAA
- the ruvX gene encoding Holliday junction resolvase RuvX has translation MKEGRVLAIDYGEVRVGVAISDPLRIFAFPLLVIDLRKTEDCIKEIQKIVIDKDIKKIIIGLPLQLDGKEGIQSGKVREFYREIKENIQNVDIELVDERLTTTSAQKTLTNIGLSIKKQRGVVDKIAAAKLLEMYLEREKRR, from the coding sequence TTGAAAGAAGGTAGAGTATTAGCAATTGATTATGGAGAAGTAAGAGTAGGTGTTGCTATTAGCGACCCGTTGCGGATTTTTGCTTTTCCACTTTTAGTTATTGATTTAAGGAAAACGGAAGATTGTATAAAAGAGATACAAAAAATAGTTATAGATAAGGATATCAAAAAAATAATTATAGGATTACCATTACAATTAGATGGGAAAGAAGGGATACAATCTGGAAAAGTACGAGAATTTTATAGAGAGATAAAAGAAAATATACAGAATGTAGATATTGAACTTGTGGATGAACGATTGACGACCACATCAGCACAAAAAACGTTAACAAACATTGGCCTGAGCATAAAAAAACAACGGGGTGTAGTTGATAAGATTGCAGCGGCAAAGTTGTTAGAAATGTATCTTGAACGTGAAAAAAGAAGGTAG
- a CDS encoding aldo/keto reductase, giving the protein MNYVPLGKSGLKVSEICLGTMTFGNEADKEVSFKIMDCAYDIGINFFDTAHNYNKGETEKIVGEWIGDKRKDIIIASKVFFPSQKGINNEGLSKKNIIQSVEESLRRLKTEYLDILYLHHWDEDTSIEYSLEAVHTLIMQGKVLYTGISNFSAWQIMKAIAVAREYHYAPVVCIQPMYSLLKRQVEVEILPLAKHENLAVVPYNVLGAGMLTGKYLKGGKGRLDENKMYQKRYENPIYVEITKRFVEYAEKKGLSPAVLAGAWVKSHPCVTSILVGARTLEQFKEVVGCVNVKITEEEWTDISNLSYIPPSATDREPLEIYRVRGW; this is encoded by the coding sequence ATGAACTATGTTCCATTAGGAAAATCAGGCTTGAAAGTTTCAGAAATATGTTTGGGGACAATGACATTTGGTAATGAGGCAGATAAAGAAGTTAGTTTCAAAATTATGGATTGTGCTTATGATATAGGTATAAACTTTTTTGATACTGCTCACAATTACAATAAAGGGGAAACAGAAAAGATTGTAGGTGAATGGATAGGTGACAAGCGTAAAGATATTATTATTGCTTCAAAGGTATTTTTCCCATCACAAAAAGGGATAAATAATGAAGGATTATCAAAAAAGAATATTATCCAATCTGTAGAAGAGTCTTTACGAAGATTGAAGACAGAATACCTTGATATACTTTATCTTCATCATTGGGATGAGGACACATCTATAGAGTATTCTTTAGAAGCGGTACATACATTGATTATGCAGGGGAAAGTTCTTTATACGGGCATTTCTAACTTCTCTGCATGGCAAATAATGAAGGCAATTGCAGTAGCAAGAGAATATCATTATGCGCCTGTTGTTTGTATACAACCTATGTACAGTCTTCTTAAACGGCAAGTAGAAGTGGAAATCTTGCCGTTGGCTAAACATGAAAACCTTGCAGTTGTTCCTTATAATGTTCTGGGTGCTGGCATGTTGACGGGAAAATATCTGAAGGGAGGTAAAGGCAGATTAGATGAGAATAAGATGTATCAGAAAAGATATGAGAATCCAATTTATGTAGAAATAACCAAGAGATTTGTTGAATATGCAGAGAAAAAGGGACTTTCTCCCGCTGTTCTTGCTGGGGCTTGGGTTAAAAGCCATCCATGTGTTACATCAATATTAGTTGGGGCAAGGACATTAGAGCAGTTTAAAGAAGTTGTAGGATGTGTTAATGTAAAGATAACAGAGGAGGAATGGACAGACATTTCTAATTTATCATATATACCACCTTCGGCGACAGATAGAGAGCCTCTGGAGATTTATAGAGTAAGAGGCTGGTAG
- a CDS encoding exodeoxyribonuclease III, with amino-acid sequence MTVVLSWNINGFRSILKKGFIEWLEKVSPDIICLQETKLKPSDINDNTLPIPSHYHTYWSCAKKPGYSGTAFFSKNKPIQIIEIDDPDFTNEGRLQIAEFSNFILFNSYWPNSQEEKKRLPYKLEFIDKLQKTLLNFVKKKRKNILVCGDFNIAHTEIDLARPKENENHAGYYPEEREAMTKFLNAGFVDTFRMFCKEGGHYTWWSYRTNARARNIGWRIDYHVVNEAFKKQIKRSWILSDVLGSDHCPIGVEII; translated from the coding sequence ATGACAGTTGTACTTTCTTGGAATATTAACGGATTCCGTTCCATCTTGAAAAAAGGATTTATTGAATGGCTTGAAAAAGTATCGCCAGATATTATTTGCTTGCAGGAAACCAAATTAAAACCTTCTGATATAAATGACAATACTCTCCCTATACCATCACATTATCACACGTATTGGAGTTGTGCAAAAAAACCCGGTTATAGTGGAACTGCTTTTTTCAGTAAAAATAAACCCATCCAAATAATAGAAATTGATGACCCCGACTTTACAAATGAAGGTAGACTCCAAATAGCTGAGTTCAGTAATTTCATTCTCTTCAATTCATACTGGCCTAACAGTCAAGAGGAAAAAAAACGACTTCCTTACAAACTTGAATTTATTGATAAATTACAAAAAACACTCCTTAATTTCGTTAAAAAGAAGAGGAAAAATATCCTCGTATGTGGAGACTTTAATATAGCACACACAGAAATTGACCTTGCCCGACCTAAAGAAAATGAAAATCATGCTGGATACTATCCTGAAGAAAGGGAAGCCATGACAAAATTCTTGAATGCAGGTTTTGTAGATACATTTCGGATGTTTTGCAAAGAAGGAGGACATTATACATGGTGGTCGTATCGAACAAATGCCAGAGCTCGGAATATCGGTTGGAGAATTGACTATCATGTGGTAAATGAAGCATTTAAGAAACAAATTAAACGGTCATGGATATTATCTGATGTTCTCGGCTCTGACCATTGTCCCATAGGTGTTGAGATTATATAA